In Columba livia isolate bColLiv1 breed racing homer chromosome 16, bColLiv1.pat.W.v2, whole genome shotgun sequence, the DNA window TCGCTTGTGGGGAAAACGTTGTGCAGTTAATTATACCAGTTGGATGTATGTGTGCCAAGTGTTGTATGCATTTAACACATCACTTTGTTTGTTGCTTGTTGAGGGGAAATgcatttaatataaataataaataaaggcTGTGAAGCCGCAGCTTGTAAAGACAAGAATTTGCAGCCTTATCTACTGCAGAgtgggctgctgctgggctgtgtgtCCTGACAGCTTGGCACTGTCCCTATGTGCGGGATGCACCCTGGGCTGCCACCGAGCAATCCCAAGGTTGGTGTTGGAACTTATTGCTGATGAGTGTGTGCAGTTTGATTTTGACAACCCTGCttgtgctggaaaaaaaagtaaggatGCAGTCTGCTGCTCTGGACAAGGTGGGAAAGATCTGCAGTAGCTTGGGGTGTCCCCTCTACCCCTCTCAGGATCACACGCTGCTCCCCATTTTGTTCTTTGCAGTTACTGCCATCGCTTTAGTCTTGTTTCTTGCTGTTGTGCAGAGGAATGTGACATGTCTGCTTAACACTGTCAGATGTGACAGTGAACACTTTCATGTGAACCAAAACCAtttgtttcagcttttcagACCCCAACTGGGATGCCATATGGAACAGTGAACCTGCTGCATGGAGTAAACCCCGGGGAGACCCCAGTTACCTGTACTGCTGGAATTGGTACATTTATAGTGGAATTTGCCACTTTAAGCCACCTTACTGGTGACCCAGTGTTCGAGGATGTTGCCAGGAAGGCTTTAAAGGCACTGTGGAAAAATCGCTCAGATATTGGGCTGGTGAGTGAGGGCTGGACTTTGAATTTGCTGGCCTGCTCTTTGTATGGCTTTGTGGATCCAATTCTAAGCATAAAAAAGCACAGACAGAGAGGAGATAGCACGAGAGAATTAACCACAGTGCTAATAACTGGGATGAAGTCGCGTGTTGGACGTTGTTCCTGAACACCTGCAGCATCCACATCTCTGCGTTAGTGGTGCCACCCACCATCACGCCATTGTTGTGTTCCATAACAGATGTGGTTGGGAGACAAATGCCTTCTACTGGGCATTGCAGTTTTGTAACAGCGGCTGCAACAGATTAAATAACAGGTCTGTCTAATGCCTTGAGAGCTTCCACAACAGAGTAAGAGCATGGAAGAGAATATGAGCATGTCAAGTGCAACAAGATATTACCAGGCTTGACAGCTTTGATATTTTAGGAATATCCAGAGCTGGAAGTGTTATGTCTGTGTTCACTATCTCCTGGTCAGTCTTCATTTAATTTCCACAGCTGCTTTTCGAACCTGTGTGAACTCCTAGTGTTGCATGTGTAAAGTAGAACAGATTTATTCATAAGCTGTACAAAGAAATGTTACCTGTTGTTTGCTTTAGGATCTGTTTATTCTTGGTTTATATCCCTAATCCTTGttcaaggaagaaatttaatattgtattttttttcatcctttctaAGCAAGTCATAATTGTGTCTCTTGTCCTCCATCAGCTGGGTCTGTTTCTAGGCTAAAGAGTCCCAAGTTTGAAGGATGTGTTTAAATAttagcacagcagctctcatgCCGTTGACATCCCCGGCCTCTATCTCTGTATCTGCACCTCTTcacctttctcttctcctttgttAGATGGGAATTAGGACCAGACACATCATGTTGaaactgttgggttttttacaGTAGCATaatggtatttattttctttttttggccaGTGCAGCATTTATATTAGAAGTATAAATTTCCAAAGTTATATTTTCTATAGTTTGTGCTTCTCTGCTGATGAATGTGTCTTGTAAAGGTGAAGATGCTTATTGGAATGGACAATATGAATCTTGTGAAATGAACAGTCTGAAAAAGATCAAGGCTTTcttgtgtggtggttttgtggggattttttaaattattctttagTAGGTAAGCTTTATATCCCCTTTAactccctctttcctcctccctcgCCTCTACCAGGTTGGTAACCACATCGATGTGGTCACTGCCAAGTGGGTGGCCCAAGACGCTGGCATTGGGGCCGGGGTGGACTCCTACTTCGAGTACCTTGTGAAAGGAGCCATTCTCCTGCAGGACAAGGAGCTGATGGCCATGTTCCTCGGTGAGCAGTTTTTCTGTGTGAAGGTTCCCAGGAATTCCTCCTTAGCTCTGAAAACTTTGCACGTGGGACCgtggaagaagatgaagaatCTAATAGGGTAACTTCAAGACTGTTCCCGAAGCCTTTGTTGTAAGACCTTTGAACAATCTGTGATAACTAAGTTACCAAAGTGAGCATCCTGAGAAGTCATTTATTTGGCATGGCTCTCGTGAAAAGGGGGGCTTCTTTCCGTCTTAAAaaagtatgtatatatatatatatatatatatatatatatatatatgtaattttgttgttgaattACCTACCCGTCTATGTTTCTTTATAGAATATGACAAAGCTATCAAAAATTACACAAAGTTTGATGACTGGTACCTCTGGGTTCAGATGTACAAAGGAACAGTGTCCATGCCTGTTTTTCAGTCCCTGGAGGCTTACTGGCCAGGCCTACAGGTAAGAGCTGGCACACCAGTAGCATACGGTGATTTTGTTTGTCCGTCTCGGGTATAACCCTCATCTCTGCTGGTCGAAAAGGTTGTTTTGATCTCTGGTGAAATCTACAGTAGTCTGAGCCTGTAGAAGAGCAGATGTTGACTTTTCCTATggtctatttaaaaaaaaaagtctcctaGTGAGCATGATGGGAGGGCAGTTTATTGTAGCAAAGTGGTCTCATAATCCAGATGGGAACCTAAGGTAACAGAAAATCACACCTCTTTTTCCACCGCCTTATAAATGCTTTATTTGTGTGAATCCTTTCCCGTTGAGGGCTTTGCCATACGTTTGGTCTGAGGCTTTGTTACCTGCACTGAAAGAGACTGGATGCTGTGATTGACTAAAAGAAATGTTGCCTGAAGAAACCCAAACTTCCATTAACTTAAAATCAAAGAGATTTCGTATTATTTAGGTGTGCGGAATGTGATCCAGTGGAAAAGCAGCACCTCTCTCCTTAGTCCTACCTTTTTTTAAGGCATCGTGCCTAAATATTACTTACACTGTCCAGACCTGCTGAACAACccatttctgtcttgttttgacTATAGGAGTTTTACTGCATTAGTTGTGTTGTTTCTTCTTCACCCAGATGTTGCTTTGCtaattgttttctctctctcagaGCCTAATTGGGGATGTAGATAATGCCATGCGAACTTTCCTCAACTATTACACTGTCTGGAAGCAGTTTGGTGGGCTGCCTGAGTTCTACAACATTCCCCAGGGCTATACGGTGGACAAGAGAGAAGGATATCCGCTCAGGCCAGGTGAGCAGAAATGAActagaaagaaacacagactcctgcttttgctctggtgggaagatcaGATGTTGGCAATGCTTGCCCTCCAAAATATATTCTTCTGTTCCCTGTGTACACGGTTTGGTAACTTTTATGCACTCAAATGTTTGGggcttttctgcagagctcatcGAGAGTGCGATGTATCTGTACCGTGCCACAAGAGATCCCACGCTCTTAGAACTGGGCAGAGACGCAGTGGAGTCAATAGAGAAAATCAGCAAGGTGGACTGTGGATTTGCAACTGTAAGTGCTAAATCAATGGTTACATCAGCTAAATGGCTGCTGAAAGTCAGGTGTTAGAAAGTGTTTCCTTGATTGATCTTTTGCCATTGAGTCAAGTGACTCAATGACTTTTGTTTCAAACGAGcccctgctgcttctctgtgaaGCTGATCTTGTAACTGCTGGTCACATTTCTGGTGGTAACTTCCCTCACAGCCTGAGCAGCGGGACAAATTCCAGCACTGGCTGTTGCACCAGAGCCCAAAACATGGGAAAGCATCAAAAGCTTTTCCTGCCTTCTGTATCTTGGCAGCTACTTGGTAGTTCAGCTCAGCAGAAAGGCTCAGGTGCCGGTTCTCTGCCGCTTGTGTGATTCTGCTTTTCCACTGTTTACCTGAAATCAACTGCAAGCTGGTTTTACTTTCCCCCCTAAGTTCCTAACTTACTGAATTTGATGTATCTGTAACCCACTGTATTTCTTCTCTTGTAGATCAAAGACTTGAGAGATCACAGGCTGGATAATCGCATGGAATCCTTCTTTTTGGCTGAAACAGTAAAATACTTGTATCTGCTGTTTGACCCAGACAACTTCATTCACAATGATGGATCAGTCTTTGATGTGGTGATCACACCATATGGGGAATGTGTCTTGAATGCTGGAGGATACGTCTTTAACACCGAAGCTCATCCTATAGACCCTGCTGCGCTGCATTGCTGTAGGAAGCGGAAGGAAGAGCAGTGGGAGGTAGAAGACTTGATGCGGGAATTCTACTcgctgaagaaaaacaagaaattcactttaaaaagaGCTTCCGAGCATGATGAAGAGGAAAGTGCAACAGACCCTCGAGATGCTTCTTCAGAGAAAGGtggagagaagagaagctctAAGAAAAGCTCACACTCCCTCCTGAGTTGCCCCAGTCAATCTTTTAACTCTAAACTTGCAGTACTGGGACAGGTCTTCCTAGATAACACCTGATTCTATTTTCATTATCAGTTTAAATTATTGATTCAGACTCTGGGAATGTATTTTTATAGTTTCATAATGGAAGAAGTTGTACCTCACAATGTGAACTGTATTACGAACTGAAACAGCTTCCCATTAAATTCTGCTACTGCCGGTTCATAAAATGTGATTCAGGTATCAGCTGTTAATGCTGTAAGGTTGTGAATCTAAAAGTGATTGGTTCTCTGAATAGCAAACAggtgctagaaagaaaagtgctACTGGTTAGAAGTACCATGGTTATTTTGTTGTGACTTTGTTTTGAAGCTTTACAGGCTTGGGCAGAGTCCACAGCcttcgaggtcccttcccatccttGACCCTCTGAGCTGCTGTGATTGTTACCTTCCCTCTCTGGAAGGAAAACTTTCCAGGATGAACATACCTCTAGCTAGCTCGGTCTAGGGAAAGGTAACAGCGTTCACAATGCTGCTTCTACTATTACACCGCCTGTCTCCTAATCCTCAGTGCTCGGTTGCGTAGCAGGAACCTCCCACGTGTGCTGTTACCAGCACTGATGCCGATAACCCCGCACGCCCCGGGGCACCTCTGCGCGTGAGCGGCGCCACCCGTCCGGACTACATTTCCCAGCGGCCCCCGCGGGGCCGGTAACGGCGCGGTGCGCGCGGAGCCCGGGCGGGGGCGCTGCGGGGCGGCCCTCGCGCCGCTCCGTACAAAGcggcggggggagggggcgcTTCCTGTTTGTCTCCGCCGAGCACAGCGGCGgccatggcggcggcggcggcggggggagccgggcccggcgggggcggccggCGAGGAGCCCGCACGGTGCCCACCAACATCCTGGCGCAGCTCCGGCACGGGCAGCTCAGCGGCTGCGGGCTGACGCGGGGGGCGCAGGTACGGGCCGCGGCCCTGTGGCGGGGGGGAGGCCGCTCTGGCGGTACCTGAGGCACGGGGGGCGGCCGGAGCGCGGCGGGGGCTCGCTGGGAATGGGGGGCGCGTTGCTGGGGGCTCCCGTGGGGCCGTGAGCTGGGGAGCCGGCGGTGGGCCCGAACCGCCGCCCCTCCTGCGCCCGGGCTCGGGCAGGGCCTGCAAGGCCGGCCCGCCAGGCCCCGCTCCGGCGGAGGTTGAGAGCGGGGCTTTGGCGGCTCCCCCGGCGGGGCCGAGCACCAGTTCGGGGTGTCCGGCCGCTCCTGGAGCTCCGAGCCTGGCAGGGCCCGCGGCCAGCTCTACTCGGGGGACGGGGCTGGCAGAGCCGCCTCCTCCGGTTTTGGGGGCTCGGGGGCTCCCCGTCCTTTGCCAGCCCCGCTTTGCTGGGGTGTGGGAAGGAAGGACGCGACTGTGCCTTCGTgtgccttttttccctttcccatccTCCCCGTGGGAAGGCTGTGGAGCAGGACAGGCGTTTGCAGTGCTGGAGAAGAGCCGCCCTCCTCTTGCTTTGGTTGCTAATGGGTGCCGTGGCTTTCTCCTGCAAAGAAAGGAAGCTCTGCCTGGAGCCGTAACAATGCAGCATCGAAATTTAAGCACATTTGATGGGCAAATGCAACCTTGTGATAGCTCAGGAGACCTTTTCACTCTGAAATTAAGTGGGTTTTATGCTGGTGCTTTTCCATGAAACTGTTTCAGGTCTGTTTCAAATTTGTCATCTTTTCTAGTTGATGATGCTGGGAAATACTGAGAAATGAAATGAACTGGTAAACTTGTGTCTATCCTGTGCTTATGTTGGCTTTTTAAAGCAGCTGATCATTGATAATGGACTATTAGTTTATTTTTGTGAAGAAGAATAACTGGAATTTATTCCACAGATAAGGTGTGAAATGGTGTAAAGACTTGGAAACGGGTGGGTGGGATAAAGAACTTGAGATCAAGTGGTGATTTATTGAGCTGAAGTGTCTTAAAAGagttgaaattaaataaaaaaatgggaTT includes these proteins:
- the EDEM2 gene encoding ER degradation-enhancing alpha-mannosidase-like protein 2, with protein sequence MAALRSLGSLLCLWALRLPDPPAGTGAAAWGLDVASYRERVRAMFYHAYEHYLESAFPYDELRPLTCDGQDTWGSFSLTLIDALDTLLILGNVSEFQRVVNVLQEGVDFDIDVNASVFETNIRVVGGLLSAHLLSKKAGVEVEAGWPCSGPLLRMAEEAARKLLPAFQTPTGMPYGTVNLLHGVNPGETPVTCTAGIGTFIVEFATLSHLTGDPVFEDVARKALKALWKNRSDIGLVGNHIDVVTAKWVAQDAGIGAGVDSYFEYLVKGAILLQDKELMAMFLEYDKAIKNYTKFDDWYLWVQMYKGTVSMPVFQSLEAYWPGLQSLIGDVDNAMRTFLNYYTVWKQFGGLPEFYNIPQGYTVDKREGYPLRPELIESAMYLYRATRDPTLLELGRDAVESIEKISKVDCGFATIKDLRDHRLDNRMESFFLAETVKYLYLLFDPDNFIHNDGSVFDVVITPYGECVLNAGGYVFNTEAHPIDPAALHCCRKRKEEQWEVEDLMREFYSLKKNKKFTLKRASEHDEEESATDPRDASSEKGGEKRSSKKSSHSLLSCPSQSFNSKLAVLGQVFLDNT